Genomic window (Streptomyces sp. RerS4):
CCCACCGGGCCACCATCCGCGCCCTCGTCCAGGCCGTCGACATCAAGGACCGCTACACGCGCGGCCATGGCGAGCGCGTCGGGCAGGCCTCCGCGATGATCGCCCGCGAGCTGGGGATGGCCGACGACCGCAGGGAGGTCGTCCGCATCGCCGGGATCCTCCACGACGTCGGCAAGCTCGGCGTACCGACCCGACTGCTGCGCAAGGACGGGCCGCTGACCCCCGACGAGCGCCGGATCATCGAACTGCATCCCGAGTACGGCCACGAGATCGTGCGGGGCATCGGTTTCCTCGGGGAGGCCCGGTCCGCGATCCTGCACCACCACGAGCGGATCGACGGCTCCGGCTACCCCTACGGGCTGAGCGGCGAGCAGATCCCGGTCCTGGCCCGGGTGGTGGCGGTGGCCGACTCCTTCGACGCGATGACCTCGACGCGCTCGTACAGCCGGGCCCGGCCGGTGCCGACCGCGCTGGCGGAGCTGGAGCGGTGCGCGGGGACGCAGTTCGACCCGGAGATGGTGCGGGCGCTCGTCGACGCGATCGGACGGCACGGGTGGCATCCCGTGGTGACCTCCGACGCGGACCTCCAGGTGATCGCCGCGGACGCCGTGGACGCCGCGCACCCCGTCCCGGAGGCCCCTGCGGTTTCGGCCGCCCCGCCCGCCCCGCCCGCCCCTGCCGTCTCTGCCGAAACGGTTCCCGAGGCGGTCTCCGGCGCGGCCCCCGCCGGGCGGGACGCGCGGTGAGGGTCGGCGTCGTCCGGGCCGTCCGCGCGGCCGCGGCCGTCCTCGTCGCCGCCGGGCTGGGCCACACCCTGTGGACCGGCGTCGTCGAGCCGGGCGTCGCCCTGGCCTTCGCCACCCTGATCGCCCTCGGCGAGCTGGCCCGCCGTGACCCGCGGCCTGACCGCTCGGACCGGCTGCCCGCCCCCCTCGGGCTCGCCGGCGCGCTCGCGTACGCCCTGCTCGGGCAGGACGCCGGGCGGCCCACCCACCACGGCGTGCTCCAGATCGTGGCCGTCGTCGCCGCGGCCGCCCTGGTCGGGATCGTCCCGCACATCGCCCGCGGCCACGGGCCCGGACCGGACCACCTGGCCCGGCGGGTCCTCACCGTCGCCTTCGCCGCCGCCTGTTTCCAGCCCCTGCACCACTCCGGCCGGCTGGTCGCCTGGGTCGGGCAGGGCCCTTACCTCGTCCTGTTCCTGCTGCTCCTGCTCGGCCTCACCGCCCTGTGCGACGCGGTGCTCGCCGCCGCCCTGGCGGGGGCGCGCAACGGATGGCCGTACGGGCCGCTGCTGCGCGACGAGCTGCGCGCGCGGCTCGGCATCGGCGCGGCGATCTGCGCCACCGGGGTGGTCATGGCGCTGGGGGTGGCCGTGGCGGGCCTGTGGGCCGTGCCGGTGTTCAGCGTGCCGCTGCTGCTGACCCAGCTGTCCTTCCACCGGATCGCCGCCATCCGCACCACCTACCGCCAGACCATCACCTCCCTGGCCCGCGCCACCGAGATCGCCGGATACACCCCGCCCGGACACGCCCGCCGGGTGGCCACGCTGAGCTGCGCCGTCGGCCGGGAGCTGGGGCTCACCGAGCGGGAGCTGACGGTGCTGGAGTA
Coding sequences:
- a CDS encoding HD-GYP domain-containing protein codes for the protein MRVLPPVARAYILGAVLAAVACVVPAFTDPSTPWADVALLAALYLGCELPSGCPLPGRRAPEGIGSFLPVVLAAVFLLPPEAAALVAVPGGLAQSVVRGPAGVRRVWHAAQQGLAAWTAGHTYGLLAGDGFPYALLPAAAAAVAFCLVLTALDGGVLAAAESRPAATAWRGLPARSLLPSCVHGLVGLMMAVMWRSPYGLPAALLVLLPMYVSCWVFAQYHREHAAHRATIRALVQAVDIKDRYTRGHGERVGQASAMIARELGMADDRREVVRIAGILHDVGKLGVPTRLLRKDGPLTPDERRIIELHPEYGHEIVRGIGFLGEARSAILHHHERIDGSGYPYGLSGEQIPVLARVVAVADSFDAMTSTRSYSRARPVPTALAELERCAGTQFDPEMVRALVDAIGRHGWHPVVTSDADLQVIAADAVDAAHPVPEAPAVSAAPPAPPAPAVSAETVPEAVSGAAPAGRDAR
- a CDS encoding HD domain-containing protein, which codes for MRVGVVRAVRAAAAVLVAAGLGHTLWTGVVEPGVALAFATLIALGELARRDPRPDRSDRLPAPLGLAGALAYALLGQDAGRPTHHGVLQIVAVVAAAALVGIVPHIARGHGPGPDHLARRVLTVAFAAACFQPLHHSGRLVAWVGQGPYLVLFLLLLLGLTALCDAVLAAALAGARNGWPYGPLLRDELRARLGIGAAICATGVVMALGVAVAGLWAVPVFSVPLLLTQLSFHRIAAIRTTYRQTITSLARATEIAGYTPPGHARRVATLSCAVGRELGLTERELTVLEYAALMHDIGQLSLIDPVPAGATAELPAADARRIAELGGEVARQTGVPTEVAVIVERQADPYRQQPVAARIVRAVNAYDDLAGSDRHPAGSLAALERLRLGTGHDFQPEVVECLARVLARGGPAGVVPVQGG